The Streptomyces sp. NBC_01363 region CTCCCCGTAGATCACCATCGAGCCCGCGAGCACCAGATCGCGGACCCCGGCCCCGGCCATCGCGGCGAGCAGCACCGCCGTGCCCAGGTCGTTGCACCCGACGTACTCCGGAGCGTCCGCGAAGTCCCGGCCCAGCCCCACCATCGCCGCCTGGTGGCACACCGCGTCGACACCGGTCAGCGCGTCCGCCACCGCGTCGCGGTCCCGCACGTCCGCGACGACCGTCGGCCCACCGTCCTGCGGGGCGGGCACCTCGCCCCGGTCCCCGTGCGCCTGCGGCAGCAGCGCGTCGAGCACCACCGGCTCGTGCCCCGCCGCCCGCAGCGCCCGGACGATCCGCGACCCGATGAACCCGGCTCCGCCGGTGACCAGTACCTGCATGTCCGCCACGCTAGGCCGGGTCGCCGGGGCCCGCGCGGCGGACCGGCGCGGATCAGACGAGCAGGAACGCGCCCGCCGTCGCGGCCCCCAGCGACGCCCCGGCGACCGTCTGGGCCACCGAGTGGTATCCGAGCGCGACGCGGGACCAGCACACGGCGACGGTCATCGCGTAGGCGAGCAGCCACCACGGCGAGTGGACCGCGGCGAGCAGGGCGACGACGGCCGAGGCGACCGCGGCGTCCACCGAGATCTTCCAGACCGTGTTGACGGCCAGCAGGATCACGGTCATCGCCCAGAGCGCGAGCATCGCCACGAGGATGCCGGTGGGGGCGTGGCCCAGGACCATCACCACCGAGCCGGTGCCGATGGAGCCGAGGATGACGAAGAAGATCGGGGCCCGCTTGGTGCGGTCGACGACATGGCGGTCGCCCCAGGTGCCGCGCCCGCGCTCCCACTCGATGTACCCGGCGGGTATGAGGCCCGCGCACAGGGCGCCGAGGAATCCCCAGAGCAGGCCGGTCCAGTGACCGGCGGCGGCCAGGCCGATGGCGAGCATACCGATCAGCAGGACGTTGCGGGGCTGGAAGACGTCGGTGACGGTGCGCGCGGCGCCGGTGTACGGCGATGCGGGGGTGTCGGTGGTGTCGGCGGAGGTCATGCTGTCTCCTCGGTGGAGGCCGTGCGGGGCGCGGCGGTTGCGGTGGACGGGGCGGGTGCGGCATCCGCCAGCACCTGCGCCGCCCGGTCCTGCGGGACCGTCCGGTACGCGGTGGCCACCCGGACCAGCCAGGCCACCTCGCCGTCCTGGTCGGTGGCGTGCTGGGTCTCCACCGCGGCGGCGGTCGAGGCGGGCGCACCGCTGTTCTTCGCGGTGAGCGCCGCCTTGATCCAGTACGCCTCGGCGAGCGGGCCCGCCCGGTCCGGGTCCGTGCTGCCGTCCGCCGCGGCGGCCTTCGCGGCCGGGAGCAGGGTGTCGGGCACGTAGTGGCGCAGCTTCTCCACCGCGTCCGCGATGTCGGCGGCCCAGCGGTCGATCCGCAGGTCCGCGGGGGTGTCGAAGCGGGTGAGTTCGCGGGCCAGCGAGGCCGGGGGGTCGAAGGGCTGCTCGGGGAAGGCAGTCATCAACTCGCGCCAGAGGCCGTGCAGTTTGACCTGGGCCCGCCACAGTTTCGCGCGCCGCCGCCCCTTGCTGAGGGCGGGGATGGAGGCGCCCACGGCGAAGAAGGCGAAGAGCACCACCTGTGCGGCCTCGGTGATCTCGTCGAAGCGGAGCGCGAAGGACTCGCTCGGGGTGTCGACGACGCTGACCCACAGGAACAGGGTCCGGCTGACGGTGTAGCCGACCCCGATGAACATGGCGAAGGTCATCATCCCGAGGCCCACCCGCAGATGACGGAGCCCGGCACCGGCGGTGGCCAGCGCCCACTGGTACGCGCAGACGGCGGACGCGGCACCCAGGTAGAGGTAGAACACGCTCATGTACAGCGTGGCTCCCCACTGTCCCGCGTGGTCGGCGACGAAGCGGTCCGAGGGGACGGAGCGGTCGACTACGGTGAAGAACAGCACCGTCAGCAGGACCAGCGTGGCGATCGACGCCTTGGCCGCCACCTGCTGGATGGCACGGGCGAACCGGACATGGCGCGGGACGGTTCCGGCGTCGGGGTACTGGCCGTAGATCGCGACGATGTAGCTGAGGATCGCCAGGATCGCGATCGTCGCCGTGTAGTGCTTGATCAGGACGGCGAGGTCGGTGACGGCGCTGTCGTTGAGCGCGATCCGCACGGCCCGGGTCTTGGTCCACAGGGCGGCGGCGAAGCCCGCGTAGCAGCCCCAGAGGGCCCGGCGGCGCTTGTCTTCTTCGTCGCCCCACAGGGCTGCCGGCATGCGCCACAGGGCGACGGCCGTCATCAGGACGGCTATGAGGTAGCCGGCGAGGTCGAGCGGGGTCACGGCGGAGTCCTTGGGGTGGGGGACGGGGACGAGGGACGGGGGACGTGCGGTGTCAGCTGCGGCGGAACAGGCCGCGACGGCGGTTGGCGACCGGGCGGGAGAGGGAGTTGGCCAGCCGCCCCACCATGTCGTCGCTCGTCACGTCCATGGCCATCCGGGGAATGAGCGAGGCGCCGAACTCGGCCATGCGCTCGTCGTGGGTGTCGTACTGCGCGCGGGCCTGCACGGTGCCGTCCCCCGACCGGAGCGCGTCGGCGATCTCGGCCACGACCGGGGGCGGAGGCGCGGGCGACGGCGACGGCGGGGGCTCGGTTCCCAGGACCCGGGTGATCAGTGAGGTGTCGAAGACCGGGAGCAGGCGCCGGAGTTGCTCCGGGTCGAGGGAGGTGCCGTGGTCGAACCACTCGTGGCACAGCTCGTGCAGGATCACGTGCTGGGTCTGGTACGCGGTGGGCCGGCGGCGGTAGAGCACGAAGCTGGTCCCGCCGGTCTTCAGGCGCAGCCCGCAGGCGGCGTTGACGCGGGCCAGCCGGTCGGGCATCTCGTGCAGCACGATGGTGCGGCCACGGGCGGCCTCCATGTTCGCCACCAGTGCGTCGATGGAGAAGGGCGCGGGGATGGGCAGGTCGGCCAGCCCGGCCTCGCACTCCTTCCGTAGTTCGCGCAGGGACATGGAGGGCTACTTCTCCGGCTCGCCAGGGGCGCCGCCGTCGGCCGCGCCCTGCCGGCCCCTGGCGTCCTCCAGCAGGGAGAGCGCGAACTGCAGCAGCTCCGGCGGGAGTCCGTCCTCGTCGAGGCCGCGCCCGGCCACCCCGCTGATCTCGCCCGTGCGCCGCATCGCGAGGAACTGCAGACCGGCGACGACATCGTCGACGACCTCGGACTCCTCCTTGAAGAACCGCCAGTCCACGCCGAAGCCCAGACCGAGCGCCTTGAGGATGTCCTCGGAGGGCTGAGTGACCTTTCCGGCCAGGATGTTGGAGAAGTAGCTGTGCGAGAGCGAGCCGCCGCGTTCCTTGACCAGATCGGCGAAGACGCGCCCCGAGATCTTCTGGCCGGGGAACGTCTTCTCCACCATGTACTCGACCTTCTGCTGCAACGTCCGCAGCTCCGGCGTGCGTTCCTCGACGCTGTCCATCCGGCCCCCCACGTATCCGCTCCCGTCCGATCGGCGTTCACGGTCGTCGATTCGGTCAACGGGCTCGTACTGTAACGAACCCTGACGTGGTGCCCTCGGTCCGGTAGGCGGTACGGGAACGGGCTTGCGCAAACACGCTACGTCACTGTTAACTCGAAAAAACACGGGCAGGGGACCACGAGGGGAGTCTCCTGCCCGTGAAATCGACGTGTTCCGTGTGAATTCACCGCGGACAAAGGGTGCATGACGCACATACATGTTGTGCGGGCATAGGTGTAGCCCTTCACGACGGGGGATGCGTGAAGGGCTACATCTGCATTATGACTGCTGGTCAGGCCGTCATCAAGCAGCCTCCGGGGCGGCGGGTGGTCGGGCGGGGCCGCGGGGCGCGGTGGCGGCGGGCCGGCGAGGGGTGCTCGCCGGCGGGATCGCGGCTGCGCGGGCCGGGCGGCCGAATGCGATCCCGGCGGCGGAACGGAATTTCACGTGCCGCCGGAAAATGATTTCACGCAATGTCCCGCGTGAATTTATTTATCATCCGTCGGAGTGCAATTACTTGCCGCGCCCGGTTGCTTCCTTCGTGCTATTCTGGAAGCAGTTGCAGTTGTGGTTCCCGAAGACTCCAAGTGCCCTCCCCGGCTCAATGTGCCGAGGGCCGCGCTTCTGTGTTTTCCGGTGCTTTCCGGATGGGGTAATCATTGCGGCGACGTGGGATCCGCACCGTGCGAATCCCCGGGAACTGCCCCCCATGAAGGAGATAAAACATGGCTACTGGCACCGTCAAGTGGTTCAACGCGGAAAAGGGCTTCGGTTTCATCGAGCAGGACGGCGGCGGCCCCGATGTCTTCGCCCACTACTCGAACATCGCTGCTACCGGCTTCCGTGAGCTCCAGGAAGGCCAGCGGGTGAACTTCGATGTCACGCAGGGCCAGAAGGGCCCGCAGGCGGAGAACATCACCCCTGCCTGATCCCGCCGCTCCGGCGCCGACGCGCTGAGACGACTTGCACGACCGGGACCCGCACCTCCGGGTGCGGGCCCCGGTTCGCTGTTCTCCGCCGGTCCGCCCGAGCCGGCCGCCCCGAATTTTTCGCAGCCGGGCTCCGTCCAGGCTTGTCAACGGCCCGTTCTTGCGATTCCTGCGCCGCCCGTCGCCGCAGCGAATTCCTCGATACGCGCCCTATCGAGGAAGGGTTCCGTATGGACCGCGACCGTAACCGTGATCGCACAGCACGTTCGAACGACCGGTTTTCCCGTGGCCCGGGGGGCCGCTCCGGCGCGCCCGCCCGGCGTTCCGGCGGTTCCGGTGGTTCCGGCCGCAGGCCCGCCGCAGTGCAGGGCGAGTTCGCGCTGCCGAAGACCATCACCCCGGCGCTGCCCGCCGTGTCGGCCTTCGCGGAGCTGGAACTGCCCGGTCCGCTGCTTTCGGCGCTCACCGCCGAGGGCGTCACCACGCCGTTCCCGATCCAGGCGGCCACCCTGCCGAACGCCCTCGCGGGGCGCGACGTGCTGGGCCGCGGCCGGACCGGCTCCGGCAAGACGCTCGCCTTCGGCCTGGCCGTGCTGGCCCGTACCGCGGGCAACCGGGCCGACGCCCGGCGGCCGTTGGCCCTGGTCCTGGTCCCCACCCGGGAACTGGCCCAGCAGGTCACCGACGCGCTCACCCCGTACGCCCGCGCGCTCAAGCTGCGCATGGCCACCGTCGTCGGCGGCATGTCGATCGGCCGCCAGGCCTCCGCGCTGCGCGGGGGCGCCGAGGTCCTCGTCGCCACACCGGGCCGGCTCAAGGACCTCATCGAGCGCCGCGACTGCCATCTGGACCGGGTCGCCGTCACCGTCCTGGACGAGGCCGACCAGATGGCCGACATGGGGTTCATGCCGCAGGTCACCGAACTGCTCGACCAGGTGCGGCCGCAGGGCCAGCGGATGCTGTTCTCGGCGACCCTGGACCGCAACGTCGACCTGCTGGTCCGCCGCTATCTGCACGATCCGGTGGTCCACTCGGTCGACCCGGCGGCCGGTGCGGTGACGACGATGGAGCACCACGTGCTCTATGTGCAGGGCACGGACAAGTACGCCACCACGACGGAGATCGCGGCCCGCGACGGCCGGGTGATCATGTTCCTGGACACCAAGCACGCCGTGGACAAGCTCACCGGCCATCTGCTCAACAGCGGGGTGCGGGCCGCCGCGCTGCACGGCGGCAAGTCCCAGCCCCAGCGCACTCGCACCCTGGACCGGTTCAAGACCGGGCAGGTCACGGTGCTGGTCGCCACGAACGTCGCGGCGCGCGGCATCCACATCGACAACCTGGACCTGGTCGTCAACGTCGATCCGCCGAGCGACCACAAGGACTACCTGCACCGGGGCGGCCGTACCGCCCGTGCCGGTGAGTCCGGCAGCGTCGTCACACTGGTGCTGCCGGGACAGCGCCGGGAGATGACCCGGCTGATGGCCGACGCCGGGATCACCCCGCAGATCGCCCAGGTCCGTTCCGGTGAGGCCGAACTGAGCCGGATCACCGGCGCGCGCAAGCCCTCGGGGGTGCCGGTCGGCGGCGGCGCACCGGTGCCGGAGCGCGCCGGGAGCGGTGGCTCGTCCTTCCGGGGCCTGGGCAGCCGCCCCGCGAGGGCGGGCCGGTCCCGCCGCTCCGACCTGCCCACCGCGGAGGCGCGCGCCGCCGCGAAGCAGCGCCGCACCAACCGCGGCGGGTAGCCGGTCCCCGGCGCTCAGGGTCTGTCCGGCGGCTCAGGGTCGGGCAGGCCCGGAGCCGGTCCCCGGCCCCGTTACCGGCCGCCCGCGACCCGCAGGACCGTCCCGGTCACATAGGACGCCTCGCCCGACAGCAACCAGGCGATGGCGGCCGCGATCTCCGGGGCGGCTCCGACGCGGCCGAGCGGGATGCCGGGGACGGCCGCGTTCGCGCGCCCGGGGTCGCCCGCCGTGGCGTGCATGTCGGTGTCGACCATGCCGGGCGCGACCGCGTTGACCCGGATGCCGTCGGGCCCCAGCTCCTTGGAGAGCCCGAGCGTCAGCGCGTCCGTCGCGGCCTTCGTGGCGGCGTAGTGGACGAAGTCCCCGGGGCTGCCGAGCGTGGCGGCGGCCGAGGAGACGTTGACGATCGCGCCCGCCCCGCCGGCCGCCATGTCCTTCGCGGCCCGGCGGCAGCACAGCAGGTAGCCGAGGAGATTCACGTCGACGACGCGGCGCAGCGTCCGGGTGGAGGTGTCGGCGAGCCGCCCGAGCGGACCCGTCACCCCCGCGTTGTTGACCAGCCCGGTGACGGGGCCGAGCTGCTCGGCCGCCGTGTCGAAGAGGCGTTCCACATCGGCCTCCTCGGCGGTGTCCACCCGCACGGTGACGCAGCGTGCCCCCGCGGCCCGGACCGCCGCCGCGGTCCGCTCGGCGGCCTCCTCGTTGTGCACGAAGCCCAGGGCGAGGTCATGGCCGTCCGACGCCAGACGGATACAGGTGGCGGCGCCGATTCCCCGGCTGCCGCCGGTGACGACGGTGACGGGGCGCGACGACGGAGTGGTGCTGGTGTCCGGCACTGGAGGCCTCTCGCTTCGCTCGGGGATCATGAAGACCATGATGGTCGCGGAGATCACGCGGTTCATCCGGTTCATGCAGCGAATCAGCGCGGGCGCCGGCGGATCAAGGCCCGCCGGCCGGGTGACGGCGCCGGGACCGGCGCGCATCGCGGCGCCTGCCGTTGGGGTGGTGCCGGTCAGGACACCGGCGTGGTGCCCGGCGCGGGGCGCGGACGGTTGCCTAGCGTCGGCGCCTGACGGACCGCTGTCGGCGCGGAACGGGTTGAATCGCCCGGCGCTCGGCGACGGCTCCTCCTCAACGGCGTTCCCCTGCCTCCGCCTCGCATTGCGGTGGCAGGGGACGCCGACCGTTCCCGCCCCGCGTCCGCCCGCCGCTACGCCCACAGCTGCCGCGCGAGCGCGACCCCGGCGAACACCGCGGCCAGCCCCGCCGCCACGCTCGCCACGACATTGGCCGCCGCGTAGGACCTGGCGCCGTCCTCGGCCAGCCGCAGCGTCTCGTAACTGAACGTCGAGTACGTGGTGAGCGCCCCGCACAGTCCCGTGCCGAGCAGCAGTTGCAGGTGCGAGGAGGCGGCACCGGCCGCCACCGCGCCGGTCAGCAGGCCCAGGATCAGGGAACCCGACACATTGACCGCGAAGGTCCCCCACGGGAAGACGCTGTCGTGCCGGGACTGCACCGCCCGGTCGGTCAGATAGCGCAGCGGCGCCCCGACCGCCGCCCCGACGATCACCAGCAGCCAGTTCACCGGCCCCGCTCCCGCCCGCCGCCGAAGCGCACGATCTCGCACTCGTCCAGGACGACCAGACCGCCGTCCGCGACCAGTTCCTCCACCAGCGGCAGGAACGCGCGGATCCGCGCCTCGGTGTCCACGATCACGACCGCCACCGGCAGGTCCTCGCTCAGTGAGAGCAGCCGCTGGGTGTGGATCATCGACGAGGCGCCGAAGCCCTCGATCCCGCGGAACACGCTGGCACCCGACAGCCCCGCGCGGTGCGCCCGATGCACGATCTCGGTGAAGACCGGCCGGTGGTGCCATCCGTCGGACTCGCCGACGAGGACCGTCAGGCGCAGCGCCCGTTCCGTCCGCGGGGTCGTCATGGCTGCCTCCAGGCCAGCACGCGGCGGGTCGCCCACACCGCACTCCACACCGCCGCGAGAGCCGCGAACAGCGTCAGTCCCAGATACCCGAGAGCCGCACGGACCCGGTCGCCGTCGATCAGGCGCTGGATGTCCACCGCGTACGTCGAGAACGTCGTGAACCCGCCGAGCACCCCCGTACCGAAGAACGGCCGCACCAGCCGGTGTGCCGTCCACACCTCGCTGATCACCACCATGAACACGCCGATCACCGCGCATCCGACGACGTTCACGACCAGCGTCGTCCACGGGAAGCCGCCCGGGGCGGTGGGCCGGATCAGCGTGGCCCCGTAGCGGGCACACGCTCCGATCGCACCACCGAGTGCCACCACCGCGACGACGGATCCTTGCGGATTGGGGGCTCCCATGGGCACATGTCTCCTGCCTGCTCCACGCACCAGGCTATCGCCGCGGCCCTCGGCGGGCCCACCGCACCATGGGCGGGCCCGCCGGCCTCTTCGTCGGTGCGTGACCTACCAGGTCTTGCCCGGCGGCTGCTTGGTGGTGACGTTGACGCGGTTGAACAGGTTCGTCAGACCGATCGCGAGGACCAGGGCGGAGAGCTGCTTCTCGCTGAAGTGGCGGGCGGCCTCGTCCCAGATGGCGTCGGGCACCGGGTCGGAGCGGTCGCTGAGCCGGGTCGCGTGCTCCGCGAGCGCCAGCGCGGCCCGCTCGGCGTCGGTGAAGTACGGCGCGTCGTGCCAGGCCGATACGGCGAAGAGCCGCTCGTCGCTCTCACCGGCCTTCCTGGCGTTGCGTACGTGCCCGTCGACGCAGAAGGGGCAGCCGTTGATCTGGCTCACCCGCAGACCGACCAGTTCGAGCGTGGTCTCCGGCAGCCCGCCCTTGCCGATCGCCTTGACCAGGCCCAGCACGGGCGGCAGGGCCTCGGGCAGGATCTCGGCCGGGTTCTGGATGCGTGCCTGCATGATGTCTCTCCCTCGATGTCCGTCGCGGGCCGCGGCTGCGTTCTCGCCGCGCCCTCACTGCACTGACGGACGGCGAAGGGGAAGTGTGACGAGAGCGGCGGCCGGGGGCCTCACTGCATCCGTCGGAGCGAGCTGCGCAGCCCGTTCTCCTCGGTGACCCTGGCCCGGAGCTGCCGTATCGACGCGGAGTCCCCGGCGGCGTCGTCCTCGCGGGAGCGGCACCGTGCGCACTCGCAGGGCGGCCAGCGCAGCGGGTTGAACTCGGGCGACTCCGGCTCGGGCACAGGCTCTTGATCCCTCATGCCGACCCCCGCTCCGTGCAGTCCGCCGTGCCCCGGTGGCGCTGGAGCAGCACCCGGCAGTCGGTCGCCCCGCTGTAGTCGTACTGATCATTGGCGAGGGCCTCGGCCAGGCGGAGTTCCTGGCATTCGGGACAACAGCCTTCTGTTTCACGCCCGTTCTCGGCGAGCACAGATAACTCCTCTCCGTAGTCATTCCACTACTAAGGGAGCTCAGATTGGCCTAGAGTCGGGAGTGCTTCAACTTGTTGGGCACGAGCGAAAAGTCAGGTGACAGCCGTTGAACCGCAAGGACTTGGACCCCGAGAGCAGCCCGGAAGCCGCCTTTGGCGCACGCATCCGCAGCTTGCGAGAGGAACGCGGATGGAAACAGGAGGAGTTAGCCGACCGGATGGGCTACTCCGGCACGCACATCTCCGCCGTCGAAACTGGTCGCAAGATGCCGACTCTTCGGTTCTCGCGCAATGCGGACCAGGTTTTCGGCACTGGGGAAACGGCAGACACGTTCGAACGCCAGTACCGTGAGATCCGGCACGGTTCGCTGCTGGAGGGGTTCCCGCAGTACGTGGGGCACGAGGGACGCGCGGCGGAGATCCGGCTGTACGAAATCGGCATCATCCATGGGCTGTTGCAGACGCCGGAGTACGCGCAGGCGCTGGTGGACAGCGCCATGCGGCGAGGGGTCATCGGCCCCGAACAGGCGGCCGAACGCACCTCGTTCCTGGCGGAGCGTCAGGCTGCACTGGTGCGGCCCCGTCCTCCCGCGATGCTGGTGGTGATGGACGAGAGTTGCATCCGCAGGAGGGTCGGCGGGGACGGAGTCATGGACGCCCAGCTCGACCGACTGCTGGAGTTCGCCGAACTGCCGAACACCGTGCTCCAGATCGCCCCGTTCGGCATGGGGGAGCACCGCCCGTTCAACCTCCCGATGACCCTGCTGACGCTCTCGGACCTGTCTGTGATCGCGTATGCGGAATCCCAGATGCGGGGACATCTGGAGCGCGATACGACCGCTGTGCTGCCCCTGTTGGCGGGCTACCATCAACTACAGGCCGAGGCGCTGTCCCAGGCGGCATCGGTGGCCATGATCCGCGAGGCACGAAAGGGCACCCCGTGACGACCACGACCGAATCCCCCCGTTGGTTCAAGTCCTCGTACAGCGACAACGGTGGCCAGTGCATCGAGGTCGCCGCCAACCTCGTCGCCCCGCGCGGCGTGGTCCCCGTCCGCGACTCCAAGAACCCCGGCGGCCCGGTTCTGAACGTTCCCGCCGCCTCGTTCGCCTCCTTCGTGGCGGGCGTCAAGGCCGGAGAGTTCGGCGCCGTCTGACCGCCCCGTCCAGCGCATGCGATCCCGAAGTCCCCATCGTGCACCGCGCGGTGGGGCTTCTCGCTGCCGGCATCGTGCAACCGGGGGCTAACCCCACCGCATTCCGTCATGCCTCCCGGATGGGTTGAGGGCTGTCGCTCAACAAGGCTTGTGCCATGAGGACTTACGGAAAATCTGCCGCCTTCGTCGCCCTGTCCGTCACCGCCGTCGCCACCGCTCTCACCGGGGCCGCGCCCTCGCAAGCCGTCGCGTCGGCCAACCCCGCATCCGTGCTCTCCTGGCGGCCCTGTGCCCAGGACGGCGGCCCCGCCGCCCAGGAGTGTGCCGAACTTCCCGTACCGCTGGACTACCGCGATCCGGACGGCCCGCAGCTCTCCCTCGCGGTGACCCGGGTCCGCAGCGACCGCCCGGCCGCCCGGCGCGGGACGCTGATGGTGATCCCGGGGGGTCCGGGCTCCTCCGGGGTGCAGCGGGTGACGCAGAAGGGGGAGCGGTTGCAGCGGGAGACGGAGGGGCGGTACGACATCGTGAGCCTCGACCCGCGCGGGGTCGGCGGCAGCCCGAAGGCGAGCTGCGGGCTCGCTCCGGAGGACCGGGAGCTGGTGAACCTGCGGTCCTGGCCCGGCGCCGACGGCTCGATCACCGAGAACGTGACACGCTCCCGGCGTATCGCCGAGGCCTGCGCCCGCAACGGCGGAGCGATGCTGCGGAGCCTCACCACGGCCAACGAGGTACGGGACATCGACCGCTTCCGGCAGGCGCTCGGCGAGGAGAAGCTGTCGGCCTGGGGGAGCTCGTACGGCACCTATGTGGGCGCCGTGTACGCGCAGAAGTACCCGCAGCACACGGACCGTTGGGTGCTGGACAGCAGCGGCGACCCGGACCCGTCGCGGGTGGCCAAGGGCTGGCTGGCGAACATGGCGGTGGGGGCGGCCGACCGGTTCCCCGACTTCGCGCGCTGGGCCTCGGACCCGGCCAGGGAAGCGGAGGGGCTGCGACTCGCGCAGCGGGCCGAGGACGTGCAGCCGCTGGTGCTGGACCTGGCGGCTCGGCTGGACCGTGAGCCGAGGGAGTCCACCACGCCGGGCGTCCCGCTGACCGGCAACCGGCTGCGTCAGGCGGTCCAGCTGGCCCTGTACGAGGACGATGCGTTCGCCGGGCTGGCGGGGTTTGTCCGGGCGGCCGGGGACCCGTCGGTGAAGCCGGTCCTGCCCGACGCGCTGAGCGGGCCGATACCGGACGCGGACGCGGCCGTCACGGTCGGCGTGATCTGCAACGACGTGCGCTGGCCGGGCACGGTCTCCTCGTACGCGCGGGCCGTCGCCGCCGACCGTGTGAAGTACCCGCTGACCGCCGGGATGACGGTGAACATCACCCCGTGCACCTTCTGGAAGGACGCCCCTGCCGAGCAGCCGACCAGGATCACGGACCAGGGACCGTCCAACGTCCTGATGATCCAGGGCCTGCGCGACCCGGCGACCCCGTACTCCGGCGCCCTGAAGATGCGCGCGGCCTTCGGCGACCGGGCCCGACTGGTCGCGGTCGACCACGGCGGGCACGGCATGTACCTGGGCCACGGGAACGCCTGCGGCGACCGCGCGGTCACCACGTTCCTGAACACCGGGACCCGGCCGGAGCAGGACGCGTACTGCGCGGACTGACCGTGACCGGGCTGCGACTGAGCAGGCGCTCCGCTCAGTCGCAGCCCGGTGTCACATGTCCGCTGTTCCTGGCCTGTGCCAGCAGGGAGACGACCTCCTCGTCGGACGTCTGGGAGAAGTCCCGGTACCACTCGCCGACCGCGTAGAACAGGCTCGGCACCGACAGGCACACCACCTCGTCCGCGCTCCGGCGCAGCCGCACGACCGCCTCCGGCGGCGCCACCGGAACTGCTGCCACCACCCGCTCCGGGCGCTGGGCCCGTACCACCAGGCAGGCCGCCTCGGCCGTGGCGCCGGTCGCGATGCCGTCGTCCACGACGATCACCGTCCGGCCGGTGAGCGGGGTCCGTGCCCGGCCGGCGCGGTACACCTGGGCCCGCCGTACGAGCTCCGCCTCCTCGACCCGTTCGACCGCCGCGAGATCCTGCTTCCCGGCCCGCAGCCGGCCGACGACGTCGTCGTTGACGACCCGCACCCCGCCCTCGCCGAGCGCGCCGAACGCGACCTCCTCGTGGTGCGGCACACCGAGCTTGCGGACGACGATCACATCGAGTTCGGCACCGAGGGTCTGTGCCACCTGGAAGGCCACCGGGACTCCGCCGCGGGGCAGTCCCAGCACGACGGGGTGCTCCCGCTCAAGGTGGCGGAGCGCCTCGGCCAGCTGCTGTCCCGCGTCCACGCGGTCGGCGAACAGCACGGTGGTTTCACCCCCAGCCAGGGGAGTCGGGGTCGCATGCGTGCGAGCCCCACCGGCATCCCTACTACCGAAACAACCTCATGCGCGGCGGCCCCGCAACTCGGGCGGTCGCGGTCGGCCGCCGTACGGGACGGAGTGGTTCAGGAGACCGGCGACGTCCTGGGCACCTCGCCCTCGGTCGTGTTCACGTCGATGACGGAGAACGCCGCGCC contains the following coding sequences:
- a CDS encoding DUF190 domain-containing protein, with product MTTPRTERALRLTVLVGESDGWHHRPVFTEIVHRAHRAGLSGASVFRGIEGFGASSMIHTQRLLSLSEDLPVAVVIVDTEARIRAFLPLVEELVADGGLVVLDECEIVRFGGGRERGR
- a CDS encoding DEAD/DEAH box helicase encodes the protein MDRDRNRDRTARSNDRFSRGPGGRSGAPARRSGGSGGSGRRPAAVQGEFALPKTITPALPAVSAFAELELPGPLLSALTAEGVTTPFPIQAATLPNALAGRDVLGRGRTGSGKTLAFGLAVLARTAGNRADARRPLALVLVPTRELAQQVTDALTPYARALKLRMATVVGGMSIGRQASALRGGAEVLVATPGRLKDLIERRDCHLDRVAVTVLDEADQMADMGFMPQVTELLDQVRPQGQRMLFSATLDRNVDLLVRRYLHDPVVHSVDPAAGAVTTMEHHVLYVQGTDKYATTTEIAARDGRVIMFLDTKHAVDKLTGHLLNSGVRAAALHGGKSQPQRTRTLDRFKTGQVTVLVATNVAARGIHIDNLDLVVNVDPPSDHKDYLHRGGRTARAGESGSVVTLVLPGQRREMTRLMADAGITPQIAQVRSGEAELSRITGARKPSGVPVGGGAPVPERAGSGGSSFRGLGSRPARAGRSRRSDLPTAEARAAAKQRRTNRGG
- a CDS encoding carboxymuconolactone decarboxylase family protein, with product MQARIQNPAEILPEALPPVLGLVKAIGKGGLPETTLELVGLRVSQINGCPFCVDGHVRNARKAGESDERLFAVSAWHDAPYFTDAERAALALAEHATRLSDRSDPVPDAIWDEAARHFSEKQLSALVLAIGLTNLFNRVNVTTKQPPGKTW
- a CDS encoding SDR family oxidoreductase; the protein is MIPERSERPPVPDTSTTPSSRPVTVVTGGSRGIGAATCIRLASDGHDLALGFVHNEEAAERTAAAVRAAGARCVTVRVDTAEEADVERLFDTAAEQLGPVTGLVNNAGVTGPLGRLADTSTRTLRRVVDVNLLGYLLCCRRAAKDMAAGGAGAIVNVSSAAATLGSPGDFVHYAATKAATDALTLGLSKELGPDGIRVNAVAPGMVDTDMHATAGDPGRANAAVPGIPLGRVGAAPEIAAAIAWLLSGEASYVTGTVLRVAGGR
- a CDS encoding cold-shock protein — protein: MATGTVKWFNAEKGFGFIEQDGGGPDVFAHYSNIAATGFRELQEGQRVNFDVTQGQKGPQAENITPA
- the crcB gene encoding fluoride efflux transporter CrcB — translated: MGAPNPQGSVVAVVALGGAIGACARYGATLIRPTAPGGFPWTTLVVNVVGCAVIGVFMVVISEVWTAHRLVRPFFGTGVLGGFTTFSTYAVDIQRLIDGDRVRAALGYLGLTLFAALAAVWSAVWATRRVLAWRQP
- a CDS encoding toxin; this encodes MSLRELRKECEAGLADLPIPAPFSIDALVANMEAARGRTIVLHEMPDRLARVNAACGLRLKTGGTSFVLYRRRPTAYQTQHVILHELCHEWFDHGTSLDPEQLRRLLPVFDTSLITRVLGTEPPPSPSPAPPPPVVAEIADALRSGDGTVQARAQYDTHDERMAEFGASLIPRMAMDVTSDDMVGRLANSLSRPVANRRRGLFRRS
- the crcB gene encoding fluoride efflux transporter CrcB; the protein is MNWLLVIVGAAVGAPLRYLTDRAVQSRHDSVFPWGTFAVNVSGSLILGLLTGAVAAGAASSHLQLLLGTGLCGALTTYSTFSYETLRLAEDGARSYAAANVVASVAAGLAAVFAGVALARQLWA
- a CDS encoding MAB_1171c family putative transporter, whose translation is MTPLDLAGYLIAVLMTAVALWRMPAALWGDEEDKRRRALWGCYAGFAAALWTKTRAVRIALNDSAVTDLAVLIKHYTATIAILAILSYIVAIYGQYPDAGTVPRHVRFARAIQQVAAKASIATLVLLTVLFFTVVDRSVPSDRFVADHAGQWGATLYMSVFYLYLGAASAVCAYQWALATAGAGLRHLRVGLGMMTFAMFIGVGYTVSRTLFLWVSVVDTPSESFALRFDEITEAAQVVLFAFFAVGASIPALSKGRRRAKLWRAQVKLHGLWRELMTAFPEQPFDPPASLARELTRFDTPADLRIDRWAADIADAVEKLRHYVPDTLLPAAKAAAADGSTDPDRAGPLAEAYWIKAALTAKNSGAPASTAAAVETQHATDQDGEVAWLVRVATAYRTVPQDRAAQVLADAAPAPSTATAAPRTASTEETA
- a CDS encoding helix-turn-helix transcriptional regulator, which gives rise to MNRKDLDPESSPEAAFGARIRSLREERGWKQEELADRMGYSGTHISAVETGRKMPTLRFSRNADQVFGTGETADTFERQYREIRHGSLLEGFPQYVGHEGRAAEIRLYEIGIIHGLLQTPEYAQALVDSAMRRGVIGPEQAAERTSFLAERQAALVRPRPPAMLVVMDESCIRRRVGGDGVMDAQLDRLLEFAELPNTVLQIAPFGMGEHRPFNLPMTLLTLSDLSVIAYAESQMRGHLERDTTAVLPLLAGYHQLQAEALSQAASVAMIREARKGTP